The genomic stretch GTCCCCCCGGCTGGCGCCGACCCCTCCATGGACGACATCCTGGCGTCCATCCGGAAGATCCTGAACGAGGATGAGCCCGCCGTCGCGCCGCCGCCGCCGCCGCGCCCCCCCGCCCCGGCGCCGGTGGAAGCCATCCAGCTGACGCCCGAGATGATGATCGCGCCGCCGGAGAGCGCGCCTGCGCCGGTCCGCGTGCCCACCAACATCATGCAGATCTCGCCGGCGCCCCAGCCGCCACCGGCCAAGGCCGCCCAGGTTGCGCCCCCCCAGCCTGCGTCCCCTCCGCCTGCGCCCCCCCCGCCTGCATCGCCGGAGCCAAAGCCCATGTCGTCCGAATTGCCGGCTCCCTCCGCCGCCCTGGTGGACCCTACAGCCGCCGCCGCCGCCGTTGCGGCGCTGGGACAATTGACCCGCGCCGTGGCGCAGGAGCGCAGCTCCAGCGTCTCCCGCAACGGCCCCAGCATCGAGGATGTGGTGCGTGAGGAGTTGCGCCCCATGCTGAAGGCCTGGCTCGACGCGCATCTGCCCGCCACGGTCGAGCGGATGGTGCGCGCAGAGATCGAACGCGTGATGGCCCGCCAGGGCTGAGGCGGCCCCAGGCGAAAACGCCCGCTGTGGGGGGCTGATCCGCGCCAGCGGGGCTTGACGTTCCGCGCCGCGCGGTGGACCTGTTTCCCATGCTCGACAAGGCCTTCGACCCCGCCTCCCTGGAAGCCCGGCTTTACGCCGCTTCCGAAGCTTCCGGCGCGTTCAGCGCGGACCCCGCGCGCAATGCGGCCCCTTTCACCATCGTCATCCCGCCGCCCAATGTGACGGGCAGCCTGCATATCGGCCACGCGCTGAACAACACCTTGCAGGATGTTCTGGTGCGCTACCGCCGCATGCAGGGGCGCGATGCGCTCTGGATGCCGGGCACGGACCATGCCGGCATCGCCACGCAGATGGTGGTGGAACGCCTGATCGGCACCGAGGGCCAGACCCGCAAGGGGATGGGGCGCGAGGCCTTCCTCAAACGCATCTGGGACTGGAAGGCCGAGAGCGGGGGCACCATCACCCGGCAATTGCGCCGCCTTGGCGCCAGCCTGGATTGGCCGCGTGAGCGCTTCACCATGGATGAGGGGCTCTCCAAGGCCGTCATCGAGGTGTTCGTTCGGCTGCACAAGGAAGGGCTGATCTATCGCGACACGCGGCTGGTGAACTGGGACCCCGTGTTCCAGACCGCGATCAGTGACCTCGAAGTCGAGAGCCGGGAGCAGAAGGGCCATATCTGGACGCTGCGCTATCCGGTGGAGGGCCAGCCTGGCCGCTTCATCGAGGTCGCGACCACGCGGCCTGAGACCATGCTGGGCGATACGGCGATTGCCGTGCATCCCGAGGATGCGCGCTTCGCCGACCTCGTGGGCCAGCGGGCGGTGCTGCCGCTGACCGGGCGGCTGATCCCCATCGTGGCCGATGACTACAGCGACCCGGAGAAGGGCACGGGGGCCGTGAAGATCACCCCCGCGCATGACTTCAATGATTACGGCGTGGGCCGCCGGCATGACCTGCCCATGCCCTCCGTGCTGGATGCCGAGGCGCGCATCTGGCTGGACGAGATCGCGGGCGATCTGCGCGCGGTGGAGGGCGTGGCCGACCCGGATTTCGTGCGCGGCCTGGCCGGGCAGGACCGCTTCGTGGCGCGCAAGGCCATCCTGGCCGAGCTGGAACGCCTGGAATTGCTGGTGAAGGCCGAGCCGCACACCAACATGGTCCCGCATGGCGACCGCTCAGGTGTGCCGATCGAGCCGCGGCTGACGCTACAATGGTATTGCGATGCCGCGACGCTGGCCAAGCCCGCCATCGCGGTGGTGGAAACCGGCAAGACCGAATTCGTGCCCAAGCAGTGGGAGAACACCTTCTTCGCCTGGATGCGCGACATCCAGCCCTGGTGCATCTCGCGCCAGCTTTGGTGGGGGCATCGCATTCCCTGCTGGTATGGGCCGGAAGGCAGCCTTTTCGTCGAACGCGACGAGGCTGCGGCCATGGCGGCGGCACGCGCGCAATTCGGCCGCGATGTGGAACTGACGCGCGATGAGGATGTGCTGGACACCTGGTTCAGCTCTGCGCTCTGGCCCTTCTCCACCCTGGGCTGGCCGGAGAACACAGCCGAACTGGCCAAGCACTACCCGACGGATGTGCTCGTCACGGGCTTTGACATCATCTTCTTCTGGGTCGCCCG from Sediminicoccus sp. KRV36 encodes the following:
- a CDS encoding valine--tRNA ligase; the encoded protein is MLDKAFDPASLEARLYAASEASGAFSADPARNAAPFTIVIPPPNVTGSLHIGHALNNTLQDVLVRYRRMQGRDALWMPGTDHAGIATQMVVERLIGTEGQTRKGMGREAFLKRIWDWKAESGGTITRQLRRLGASLDWPRERFTMDEGLSKAVIEVFVRLHKEGLIYRDTRLVNWDPVFQTAISDLEVESREQKGHIWTLRYPVEGQPGRFIEVATTRPETMLGDTAIAVHPEDARFADLVGQRAVLPLTGRLIPIVADDYSDPEKGTGAVKITPAHDFNDYGVGRRHDLPMPSVLDAEARIWLDEIAGDLRAVEGVADPDFVRGLAGQDRFVARKAILAELERLELLVKAEPHTNMVPHGDRSGVPIEPRLTLQWYCDAATLAKPAIAVVETGKTEFVPKQWENTFFAWMRDIQPWCISRQLWWGHRIPCWYGPEGSLFVERDEAAAMAAARAQFGRDVELTRDEDVLDTWFSSALWPFSTLGWPENTAELAKHYPTDVLVTGFDIIFFWVARMMMMGIHFMGEVPFRHVVIHGLVRDEKGAKMSKSKGNVLDPLELIDANGADAVRFTLCALASPGRDIKLSKSRMEGYRAFATKLWNAARFCEMNGIVAQPGWDPATATTPLARWILDGANAATAEAGAALDAFRFDDYAAALYRFTWNSFCDWFVEFAKPVLYGPDGAEKDEVRGAAQHVLGVILRLLHPVMPFVTEELWTQLGYGGEASLIRAAWPEATPVREAEAARAELDGVVRLISEVRAVRAEVNVPPSIKTKLLVQGAAPETMARAGRWIDAIQRLARVTEIETLEGTAPAGVVQAVVGEATLMLPLADVIDLGAERARLMKARGVAALEITKIEKKFGNAEFMAKAKEEVIEENRERLENFTAEIARLDAALGRIAN
- a CDS encoding DUF2497 domain-containing protein; protein product: MDDILASIRKILNEDEPAVAPPPPPRPPAPAPVEAIQLTPEMMIAPPESAPAPVRVPTNIMQISPAPQPPPAKAAQVAPPQPASPPPAPPPPASPEPKPMSSELPAPSAALVDPTAAAAAVAALGQLTRAVAQERSSSVSRNGPSIEDVVREELRPMLKAWLDAHLPATVERMVRAEIERVMARQG